GTAGGGGCCCTCTTATTGGTCCTGGGGGTGAGGATATGATAAGGCTACCCTTATTGCCGACCGTGATTAAGAACCTATTCAAATCACCGGCAACGAACCCATTTCCTAAAACCGAACCAATTCCAGTTCCAGATAACTTCAGAGGAAGAATAGTATATAACGTTGATAAATGCGTTGGTTGCAGAATGTGCGTAACCGTGTGCCCAGCTGGGGTCTTCGTATACATCCCAGAGATAAGAAAAGTTGCCCTATGGACTGGAAGATGCGTATTCTGCAAGCAATGTGTTGATGTTTGTCCAACGGGTGCATTGCAGATGAGCGATGAGTTCCTACTTGCAAGCTACGATAAATACGATGAGAAGTTCATTTATGTAACCCCACAAGATGTGGAAGAGATAAAGAAGAAGCAGGAGGAAATTAAGAAAGCTAAGCAGAAATCTCAGTGAACCGGTCTTCATCATTTATTTTTCAGATCAGGGAGTTTTCATCATTGAACCTTCAACGTTATAAACTCCTCCCTCTTTTTAATCCTTGATGTTTAATATAATAGTTAGAGCAAGGAAAGACGCTAAGGCAATCCAGTATATAAACGAAAGAAACTATGGGGGATATCTTAAGGTTTCAAGCCTAGGAGGGGGAAGAAGGTTCAGCGAAGTTAGGGATAACCTAAGCAAAGCATTAGAACACCCTTATGTGCCAATTTTACTTTTTGGGGAAAAAGAAAAGGAGCTAGCCCAGGATATAAGCAGCGAGCTTCCTCACCCTTCGTTCGTTAAGATACTCAGAACGAAAAAGGTTAGGAACATGAGGGTTGATGAACTCTACAATAACATCGAGGATATAAAGGCTAAATTTAGACTTGGGATAAGTTGGAAGGATAAAGCTTACATCCTAACTCCGGAAAACGAACTTGGACTAGAGATAAACCCTGATTATGATATATACTTTGCTATCGGAGAGGGATTTAGAAAGAACATGAAAGAACTACTTGATGTGGATCCAGGAGAGGTTGCACTAGTCCTAAGAAAGACAATGAATATAGAGGAGTACTATTCAGGTCCTCATAAAATAGCTGAGATTAGTAAAATCATCGGAAGGCCAACCGAGGTTAAATGGAGAATTCCCCTCTTGAGTGATGTTTCACTCGAAGAAACGATAAAGAGAAATACCGAATACATCAGGGCATTTGAGAGAGCTAGCATTGCATTCCTTGAACAGTTTAAGGATAAAACAGCGGTAGTTCCATGGAGCGGGGGAAAAGATTCTACAGCGACCCTAATACTAGCTAGCAAGGTATTCGATGAAGTAACAGCTGTCTACGTAAAGATGGAGTACGAGATGCCATTGACGGATGAATACATAGAGAAAGTTGCTCATAAGCTAGGGATCGATGTTATAAAAGTAGAGGTTCCAATGCCCGTTCACAAGTATGGATTACCAACCCATTCAAATAGATGGTGCACCAAAATGAAAGTCGATGCATTGTACAACTCAATAAAAGACCTAAGAGATCCGGTTTTAATAGTGGGGGATAGAGACTCCGAAAGTGCGAAAAGAAGGCTAAAGCCTCCAGTAGTCGAAAGAAAAACTACGTTTGGAAAGGTTTTAGAGATTATGCCCATAAAATTCTGGAGTGGTGCGATGGTTCAACTTTACATCCTCATGAATGGAATAGAACTTCATCCCCTATATTATCAGGGGTTTTATAGACTTGGATGTACCATTTGTCCAAGTTTAGCCCAGTGGGAAATAGATCTACTCGATAAATTGAACTATTTACCGGAAATTATGAAAAAGAAAAAGTCAACGCCTTCTAATTAAAGCCAATAAAGGTAAAAGGAGCAATATTCCTGGGCCGCAAATAGACGTTGAAGGGAGCTGAGTTGTAGTCGTAGTAGTGGTAGAGGTCGTGGTTGAAGATGTCGTTGTGGTGGTAGTGACTATTGGGGAGGATATTACCTCACTAGTATTCCCGACTTTTACTTTCCATTCCTGGAAAACTAAAGCAGTTTCCTTAGCGTACTGATAGAAAACCATAGCAGTAATTATATCCTGAAGATCCCCCTTAGCTTCATAGCTCTCAGC
This Pyrococcus horikoshii OT3 DNA region includes the following protein-coding sequences:
- a CDS encoding 4Fe-4S dicluster domain-containing protein, whose amino-acid sequence is MIRLPLLPTVIKNLFKSPATNPFPKTEPIPVPDNFRGRIVYNVDKCVGCRMCVTVCPAGVFVYIPEIRKVALWTGRCVFCKQCVDVCPTGALQMSDEFLLASYDKYDEKFIYVTPQDVEEIKKKQEEIKKAKQKSQ
- a CDS encoding phosphoadenosine phosphosulfate reductase family protein gives rise to the protein MFNIIVRARKDAKAIQYINERNYGGYLKVSSLGGGRRFSEVRDNLSKALEHPYVPILLFGEKEKELAQDISSELPHPSFVKILRTKKVRNMRVDELYNNIEDIKAKFRLGISWKDKAYILTPENELGLEINPDYDIYFAIGEGFRKNMKELLDVDPGEVALVLRKTMNIEEYYSGPHKIAEISKIIGRPTEVKWRIPLLSDVSLEETIKRNTEYIRAFERASIAFLEQFKDKTAVVPWSGGKDSTATLILASKVFDEVTAVYVKMEYEMPLTDEYIEKVAHKLGIDVIKVEVPMPVHKYGLPTHSNRWCTKMKVDALYNSIKDLRDPVLIVGDRDSESAKRRLKPPVVERKTTFGKVLEIMPIKFWSGAMVQLYILMNGIELHPLYYQGFYRLGCTICPSLAQWEIDLLDKLNYLPEIMKKKKSTPSN